From Pseudomonas fluorescens:
TGTCGGATTTCCTGGACCGTTTCGACGCACTGCTACCCCGCGCCAGGCTCAACCTGATCCTCGGCGGCGAAGACCTCAGCCCGACACGCCGCGCCTTGATCGAAGGCTGCCAGGACGCCGCGACCTGCCCCTGGCGCAATGCAGCCGTGGCGCAAACGCCCCAGGCCTGTGGCCCGTGCCGGCAACGCGGTGTGCATCGCCTGGTGTGTGCCTTGCCCGAGGGCCAGAAGGGCGTGTTGCTGCTCGACACGCCCAGGCGAGCCGGTGCCAGCTGGCGCCAGTTGTTGGAAGAGGCAGCGCAGGCCGTCGGCGTAACCGTGCGCCTGCGCGGCCACGCCCGTGAGCAGCAGCGCAAACAGGCGACCTCCCGCCACGGTGCCCTGGCCCGTGAGCTGCACGATTCGGTGGCGCAGCAGTTGGGTTACCTGTCGTTCCAGGCCCATGGGTTGCAGTCGCAGTTGGGCGCGCCAGCCCTGCACGACCTGTGTGTCGGCCTGAGCCAGTTGCAACGCCAGGTGCGCGAGCTGATCACCAGTGCGCGCCTGACCATGGACGGGCGCTCGCTGCGCCAGGCCCTGGCCGATTCGGTGGCGGAGTTCTCGCGGCGTTGCATCATCGTGTTCGAACTGGACAACCGCCTGCCGGACGATGCCCTGGGCCCGGAAACCGAATTGCAGGTCTTGCAGATCATTCGCGAGGCCCTGGCCAATGCCGTGCGCCATTCCCACGCGCGGCACGTGCGCATTGAGCTGCGCCAGACCCAGGACGGCGACGCTTCAGTGTCGGTGGAAGACGATGGCATCGGCCTGAGCCCGGCATCCGACGAACATAATCATTTCGGCCTGGCGATTATCCGCGAGCGCGCCGCCAGCCTCGGCGCGCGCCTGAGCATTGAAACGATCCGCCCGCACGGGGTGCGCGTGCACCTTGGCCTGCGCCGCCACCACGACCTGCCACAGGGGAGTCTCGATGGACTGCACGACCTTATTACTGATCGATGATCACCCATTGTTTCGCAAGGGCCTGGCGCAGTTGTTCGATGCCAGCGACGACTTCGAAGTGGTGGGGCAGGCAGCCAGTGGCCGTGAAGGCATCAACCTGGCCGTGAGCCTGACGCCGCAACAGGTCCTGCTCGATCTGCACATGCCCGGCCTCAGCGGTTTGCAGGTGCTGGATGAACTGCGCCAGTTGCGCCTGGAGTGTCAGGTGGTGGTGCTCACCGCCTCGATGGACCGCGCCGAGCTGCTCACCGCCTTGCGCCTGGGCGCCAGCGGCTATGTGCTCAAGGAAACAGAGCCCGAGGCGTTGCTGGCGTATATGCGCAACTGTCACAAGGGCGCGATCGTGCTGGACTCGACCCTGATTGCCTTGCTCGCCGACCAGGCCGAGCCTGCGCCGGCGTGTGAGGCCGCGGGCAGCGAAAACCTCACCGAACGCGAAGGCCAGACCCTGGCGCTGATCGCCGCCGGCATGAGCAATAAACAGATCGGCCGGGAATTGGGGATCAGCGACGGCACGGTGAAAATCTACGTGCGTAGCCTGTTGCAGAAGCTTGGCCTGCATTCACGGCTGGAGCTGGCGGCCTGGGTGCACAGCGGCGCCTTGATGAAACAAGAGGAGCGCCACTAGATGAGGGACAGCCCCGAAGCGTTTGCGCACCTGCCGATTGACCTGATGGATTGCTTTCCCGCCGCCTTATTGCAACTGCGCGACAACGGCCAGATCGCCCACTTCAACCTGGCCTGGGCCGAGCTGATGGGGCCGCCGGGTGCCGAGCGCAACCTGATGGACTATGTGCACCAGGAAGACCGCCCGCTGTGGCGCCAGGCCCTGAATGAACTGCGCCGCCGCCCCGAGACCTCGTTCAACCAGCGCCTGCGCTTCGTGCACCCCTGCGGCGAGCTGCGCTGGTTCGAGATCAGCCTCAAGCGCGGCCCCCAGGGGTTCTATCTGGTGGCCAGCGACATCACCGCGCATAAACGCCGTGAAATTGCCTTGCAGGCCAGCCAGCGCAGCAGCATGAGCCTGCTCGACAGCATGCCGGGGCTGATCTACCGCGGGCGCAACAACCGCGACTGGACCATGGAATTCGTCAGCGCCGGCTGCCTGGAGTTGACCGGCTACCCCGCCGAGCGCCTGGTGGACAACCATGAGTTCACCTACAACAGCCTGATCCTGGCGCAGGATGCCGACTACGTATGGCGCGAGGTGCAATATGCGCTGTCGCGGCATGAGCCGTTCGAGCTCAATTACCAGATCCGCTGCGCCGACCGCTCGATCAAGCACGTATGGGAGAAGGGCGTGGGGATTTATGCCGATACCCGCGAGGTGCTGGGGATCGAGGGGGCGATTTTCGAGCGCAAGCTTTAACGGGTAAACGCCGTTCAAATGTGGGAGGGGCGGTGCGACGATTCGACTTGCCCCCGATGGTGGAGTGTCAGTGGATGCATCTTTGGCTGACACACAGCCATCGGGGGCAAGCCCCCTCCCACAGGGATCTACTGTGATTTCAAATAACGGAGCTATCCATGCAGCTTTTGATGGAAATGGCTGCCGCAGAACCAAACACCTACACAGATCCAAATGTGGGAGGGGGCTTGCCCCCGATGAGGGAGTGTCAGTAGATGCATCTGTAACTGAACCACAGCCATCGGGGGCAAGCCCCCTCCCACAAGGGTGACTCAGTGCGCGCCGGCGGCTTTGTTCAGGTCGCTTTCAGCCCATTCGGTATACACACACGCATCCGCCGTGGCCCAGCGCACGCGCACCGGGTCGCCGGCCTTGAGGGGCATGCCCGCGGCAGACAGCGCCTTGACCGTCATCGACGTGCCGCCGAGGGTTTTCACCGTGCAGGTCTGGCTTTCGCCGAGGAACAGCACTTCACCGACGATGGCCGACACTTCATTCCAACCGGCGGCCAAGGGCTGTGCGGTGGCCTGTTCGACGCTCAGCGCCAGGGCTTTTTCCGGGCGCACCATCAGCAGTACCTCCTGCTCGGTGTGCAACCCGCTGGTCAGGCGGATCGACAGGGATTGGCCTTCGAACGACGCCGCAGCATTGCCCTGGGCCTTGAGCTTGAGGAAGTTGGAGTTGCCGAGGAACGACGCGACAAAGGCGTTCGGCGGGTTCTGATAGAGGTCGAAGCCGCTGCCCAGGCCGACGATCTTGCCGTGGCTGAAAATCGCGATGCGCTGGGACAGGCGCATGGCTTCTTCCTGGTCGTGGGTCACGTAGACGATGGTGATGCCCAGGCGCCGGTGCAGTTGGCGCAGTTCGTCCTGCAGGTCTTCACGCAGCTTCTTGTCGAGGGCGCCGAGGGGTTCGTCCATCAGCAGGATGCGCGGCTCGTACACCAGCGCGCGTGCGATGGCGACCCGTTGCTGCTGGCCGCCGGACAGTTGCGAAGGGCGGCGATGCGCAAATTGCTCAAGCTGCACCAGCTTGAGCATGGCGTCGACGCGCTTCTCGCGTTCGGCGCTGGCCAGTTTGCGAATCGCCAGGGGGAAGGCGATGTTGTCGCGTACCGATAGGTGCGGGAACAGCGAGTAACGCTGGAACACCATGCCGATGTCGCGCTTGTGCGGCGGTACGTTGACCAGCGATTGGCCGCTCACCAGGATCTCGCCGCTGCTCGGTGTTTCAAAACCGGCGAGCATCGACAGCGTGGTGCTTTTGCCCGAGCCGCTGGAGCCGAGGAAGGTGAGGAATTCGCCGTCCTTGATATCCAGCGAAATGTTGTCGACGGCGGCAAATTCGCCGTAGTGCTTGTTCAGGTTGCGCAGGCTGACCAGGGGTTGGCCATGGCTTCGCGCGACATCGTTGATCACTGCACTCATGTTCTTCTCCTCGGCGCTCAGGCGCGGGTTTCGGTACGCCGGCGAACGGCGGCGGCAATCACCATGACCAGTACCGAGAGGCCGATCAGCAGCGTCGAAGCGACGGCGATCACAGGCGTCAGGTCCTGGCGCAGGGTGGTCCACATTTTCACGGGAAGGGTTTGCAGGGTCGGGCTGGCCATCATCACGCTGAGCACCACCTCGTCCCACGAGACCAGAAAGGCAAACAGCGCACCGGCCACCATTCCTGGGCGAATCGCCGGAAAGGTCACCTTGAACACCGCCTGCAAACGCGAGGCGCCGCAGATCACCGCCGCGTCTTCGATCGACTGGTCGAACAGCTTCAGCGAGTTGATGATCGAGATGATCGTGAACGGCAGCGCGACGATCACATGGCTGACCACAAAGGCGAACATCGTGCCGGTGTAGCCGAGCTTGAGGAACAGCGCGTACACCGCCACGGCGATGATCACCAGCGGCACGATCATCGGCAGCGTGAACAGACCGTAGAGCAGCTCACGGCCGGGGAAACGCCCGCGCACCAGGGCAAACGCGGTGGGCAGGCCCAGGGCGACGGCGAACACGGTGGTCAGCACCGCCACCTTGAGGCTGGCCATCGCGGCATTCATCCAGTCGGCGTTGGAGAAGAACTGGCCATACCATTTCAGCGTCCAGCCCGGTGGCGGGAACACCAGCCATTGCGACGAGCCGAACGAGAGCAGCACGATGAACACGATCGGCAGCAGCAGGAACAGGCCGATCAAGCCGGTGGTGGTGTAGAGGCCCAAGCGCATCCTGCGGCTCATGGCATTGGGAGTCAGGAGCATGACGGCTTACCTCGCGTTGCTGGCGCCAACCGGGGATTCCGGCTGAAGCTTCAGGTAGAAGTAGAACAGCACCAGGGTGATGAAGATCAGCAACGCGGCGCCGGCACTGGCCAGGCCCCAATTGAGGAACGATTGCACCTGCTGGATGATGAACTCGGGCAGCATCATGTTCTGCGCACCGCCGAGCAGCGCCGGGGTGACGTAGTAACCGAGGGACATCACGAACACCATCAGGCCGCCGGAAAACAACCCCGGCCGGCACAGCGGCAGGAACACCCGGAAGAAGTTGGTCCACGGGCTCGCGCCGCAGATCGAGCCGGCCTGCAGGATCATCGGGTCGATGGCCTGCATGGTCGCCTGCAACGGCAGCACAATGAACGGGATCATGATGTAGCTCATGCCGATCACCACGCCGGTCAGGTTGTGCACCATCTCCAGCGGCTGATCGATGATGCCCATCGCCATCAGCGCCTTGTTGATCACTCCGGAGGCTTGCAGCAAGACCAACCAGGAATAGGTGCGGGCGAGCAGGCTGGTCCACATCGATAGCAGCACGATGTTCAGGATCCAGCGCCCCCAGCCGCGCGGCACCAGGGTAATCGCCCAGGCCAGCGGGAAGCCCAGCAGCAGGCTGAACAGGGTCACCAGGCCCGCCACCGAAAAGGTGTTGAGCAGCACCCGTGCATAGGCCGAGTTGGCAAACAGTTGTTCATAGTTGCCCAGGCCCGGCACCGGCTCCAGCACGCCACGCAGCAGCAGGCCGATCAGCGGCGCCAGGAAGAACAGGCCGAGGAACAGCAGGGCCGGGATCAGGTTGCTCGACCCCCGCCAGCGCTGCGCCAGGGACGGCGCACCGGCCTTGGAGGAAACCGCGCCGGCAGCGCCGAGGGCGCTCCCGGTCGGTGTGGTTGCCGTCATTTTCATTTGACTAGCCATTCATTCCACCGTGTCGCAATGGCCGGACCGTTCTTGGCCCAGTAGGCGAAATCGAGGGTGATCTGATCCTTGACGTAGGCGGTCGGCAGGTTCGGCGCCAGCACCGAGTCGAGGCGCTGCACACTGTCGATGTTCACTGGAGCATAGGCGGTCAGGTTGGAAAAGTCGGCCTGGCCTTTGGCGCTGCTGGCACTGGCCAGGAACTTCATCGCGGCGGCTTTGTTCTTCGTGCCTTTAGGCACGACGAGGATGTCGGCCATCACCAGGTTCTGCTTCCAGCTCACGCCCACTGGCGCGCCGTCTTCCTGCAGGGCGTGGATGCGACCGTTCCAGAACTGGCCCATGCTGACTTCGCCGGAGGCCAGCAGTTGCTGAGACTGTGCACCGCCGCCCCACCAGACGATGTCTTTCTTGATGGTGTCGAGTTTCTTGAAGGCGCGGTCCAGGTCCAGCGGGTAGAGCTTGTCGGCCGGTACGCCGTCGGCGAGCAGGGCCAGTTCGAGCACGCCAGGGCTCGGCCATTTGTAGAGGGCGCGTTTGCCGGGGTAGGTCTTGGTGTCGAACAGCGCGGTCCAGTCCTGGGGCTTGCTGGCGCCGAGCTTGCCTTCGTTGTAGCCGAGCACGAAGGAGAAGAAGAACGAGCCCACGCCATGGTCGGAGACGAAGCGCGGGTCGATCTTGTCGCGCTGGATCACCGAGAAATCCAGGGGTTCGAGCAGACCTTCGGCGGCGGCGCGCAAGGCGAAGTCGGCCTCCACATCCACCACGTCCCACTGCACGTTGCCGCTTTCGACCATGGCCTTGAGTTTGCCGTAGTCGGTGGGCCCATCCTGGACCACGGTAATGCCGCTGGCCTTGCTGAACGGGTCGGCCCAGGCCTGCTTCTGCGCATCCTGGGTGCTACCGCCCCAGCTCACGAAGTTGATGCTTTCGGCCGCCAGGGCCGCGTGGGTGGCCGTCGCCAGTAAACCGGCAAACAGCACCGCGGTTGTACGTTTGTTCAACACCATGTTCACGCCCTCATTTGTTTTGTTATTGAGCGGGCTGGTAATGCCCGCCTATCGGGAGCAGTAGGTCAATCAGGGCCTCAGTCGGGGCCCCAAAAGGCGACCGTGCCAAGGGCTGTTATTGGTGCTATCCCTGGCGGGCGCACTTGGCGAAAGCGTTCGGTCTATGGAATATCATATTATGGTATTCCAAACTTTGTGCAAGCATTTTGCCTTACCGGTTATCCGTCATTCGGTGAAGGGAATGCTCTCGACCACCTCCAGGTCGTAGCCGGTCAGCCCGGCGTATTTGAGGGGCGGGCCGAGGTGACGCAGCTTGCCGACGCCGAGGTCCTGCAAGATCTGCGCCCCGGTACCCACTTCCGAATAGATGCGCGACTGCGAACGGTTGAACTGGCGTGGCGCCTGGGTGAGTTGTGGCACACGCTCCAGCAGCGCCTGGGACGACTCATGGTTGGCCAGCACCACCACCACGCCGCAGCCTTCGGCGGCGACGCGTTGCAACGCGGCCCACAGGGTCCAGTTGGACGGGCCGCTGTAGTCGGCGCCGACCAGGTCGCGCAGCGGGTCGATCACATGCACGCGCACCAGCGCAGGGGTATCGCGGCGCAACTGGCCCATGACCATTGCCATGTGCACGCCGCCGTCGATGCGGTCTTCGAAGGTGATCAGGCGGAACGTGCCATGCACCGTGGGCAAATCCCGTTCGCCAATGCGCACCACGGTACGCTCGGTGCTGAGGCGGTAGTGGATCAGGTCGGCGATGGTGCCGATCTTGATCCCATGTTTGCGCGCGAAAATTTCCAGGTCGGGGCGGCGCGCCATGGTGCCGTCGTCGTTCATCACTTCAACGATCACCGAGGCCGGTGTGTGCCCGGCCAGGCGCGCCAGGTCGCAGCCGGCTTCGGTGTGGCCGGCGCGGGTCAATACGCCGCCGTCCTTGGCGCGCAACGGGAAGATATGCCCAGGTTGCACGATGTCGGCGGGCCCGGCATTGACGTCAACGGCCGCCGCCACGGTGCGCGCGCGGTCGGCGGCAGAGATGCCGGTGGTTACGCCGCTGGCGGCTTCGATGGACACGGTAAACGCCGTACTGAACACGCTGCCATTGCTCGGCACCATCTGCTCGAGGCCCAGGCGCTGGCAATGTTCGTCGGTCAGGGTCAGGCAAATCAGGCCACGGGCTTCGCGAGCCATGAAACTGATAGTCTCGGCGGTGCAGCAGGCAGCGGGCAGCAACAGGTCGCCTTCGTTTTCCCGGTCTTCGTCGTCCACCAGGAGCACCATCTTGCCCTGGCGATAGTCTTCGATGATGTCTGCGATGCTGTTGAAGGGCATGTCAGTGTGCTCGTTTTGTTGGTTGTATGTATTATGGTATACCACAAAAACTCAACAAGAGGATGTCACGATGAAGGCTTACTGGATTGCCCATGTGGATGTGTCCGACGCAGAGCAGTACACGCAGTACACCCAACGCGCACCGGCAGCGTTTGCCAAGTTTGGCGGGCGGTTCCTGGCCAGGGGCGGGCGCAGCGAGGCGATGGAAGGCGGGCCGGCACGGCAGCGCAATGTGGTGATCGAGTTCGATAGCTACGAGCAGGCGGTGGCGTGCTACGAGTCTGCTGAATATCAGGAGGCGAAGGGGTACCGTGAAGGGGCGGGGGTGGCGCAGATCGTCATCGTGGAAGGGCTGGCGCCTTAGGTCATCAGGCCAAACATAGGACCAAATGTGGGAGGGGGCTTGCCCCCGATGGCGGTGGGTCAGCCAACCTCTCT
This genomic window contains:
- a CDS encoding ABC transporter permease; this encodes MLLTPNAMSRRMRLGLYTTTGLIGLFLLLPIVFIVLLSFGSSQWLVFPPPGWTLKWYGQFFSNADWMNAAMASLKVAVLTTVFAVALGLPTAFALVRGRFPGRELLYGLFTLPMIVPLVIIAVAVYALFLKLGYTGTMFAFVVSHVIVALPFTIISIINSLKLFDQSIEDAAVICGASRLQAVFKVTFPAIRPGMVAGALFAFLVSWDEVVLSVMMASPTLQTLPVKMWTTLRQDLTPVIAVASTLLIGLSVLVMVIAAAVRRRTETRA
- a CDS encoding DUF1330 domain-containing protein; protein product: MKAYWIAHVDVSDAEQYTQYTQRAPAAFAKFGGRFLARGGRSEAMEGGPARQRNVVIEFDSYEQAVACYESAEYQEAKGYREGAGVAQIVIVEGLAP
- a CDS encoding response regulator, with amino-acid sequence MDCTTLLLIDDHPLFRKGLAQLFDASDDFEVVGQAASGREGINLAVSLTPQQVLLDLHMPGLSGLQVLDELRQLRLECQVVVLTASMDRAELLTALRLGASGYVLKETEPEALLAYMRNCHKGAIVLDSTLIALLADQAEPAPACEAAGSENLTEREGQTLALIAAGMSNKQIGRELGISDGTVKIYVRSLLQKLGLHSRLELAAWVHSGALMKQEERH
- a CDS encoding ATP-binding protein, with the translated sequence MRREQARSVRRLLAGLPLHADGALSDFLDRFDALLPRARLNLILGGEDLSPTRRALIEGCQDAATCPWRNAAVAQTPQACGPCRQRGVHRLVCALPEGQKGVLLLDTPRRAGASWRQLLEEAAQAVGVTVRLRGHAREQQRKQATSRHGALARELHDSVAQQLGYLSFQAHGLQSQLGAPALHDLCVGLSQLQRQVRELITSARLTMDGRSLRQALADSVAEFSRRCIIVFELDNRLPDDALGPETELQVLQIIREALANAVRHSHARHVRIELRQTQDGDASVSVEDDGIGLSPASDEHNHFGLAIIRERAASLGARLSIETIRPHGVRVHLGLRRHHDLPQGSLDGLHDLITDR
- a CDS encoding ABC transporter permease, which encodes MKMTATTPTGSALGAAGAVSSKAGAPSLAQRWRGSSNLIPALLFLGLFFLAPLIGLLLRGVLEPVPGLGNYEQLFANSAYARVLLNTFSVAGLVTLFSLLLGFPLAWAITLVPRGWGRWILNIVLLSMWTSLLARTYSWLVLLQASGVINKALMAMGIIDQPLEMVHNLTGVVIGMSYIMIPFIVLPLQATMQAIDPMILQAGSICGASPWTNFFRVFLPLCRPGLFSGGLMVFVMSLGYYVTPALLGGAQNMMLPEFIIQQVQSFLNWGLASAGAALLIFITLVLFYFYLKLQPESPVGASNAR
- the ribBA gene encoding bifunctional 3,4-dihydroxy-2-butanone-4-phosphate synthase/GTP cyclohydrolase II, with the protein product MPFNSIADIIEDYRQGKMVLLVDDEDRENEGDLLLPAACCTAETISFMAREARGLICLTLTDEHCQRLGLEQMVPSNGSVFSTAFTVSIEAASGVTTGISAADRARTVAAAVDVNAGPADIVQPGHIFPLRAKDGGVLTRAGHTEAGCDLARLAGHTPASVIVEVMNDDGTMARRPDLEIFARKHGIKIGTIADLIHYRLSTERTVVRIGERDLPTVHGTFRLITFEDRIDGGVHMAMVMGQLRRDTPALVRVHVIDPLRDLVGADYSGPSNWTLWAALQRVAAEGCGVVVVLANHESSQALLERVPQLTQAPRQFNRSQSRIYSEVGTGAQILQDLGVGKLRHLGPPLKYAGLTGYDLEVVESIPFTE
- a CDS encoding ABC transporter substrate-binding protein, whose amino-acid sequence is MVLNKRTTAVLFAGLLATATHAALAAESINFVSWGGSTQDAQKQAWADPFSKASGITVVQDGPTDYGKLKAMVESGNVQWDVVDVEADFALRAAAEGLLEPLDFSVIQRDKIDPRFVSDHGVGSFFFSFVLGYNEGKLGASKPQDWTALFDTKTYPGKRALYKWPSPGVLELALLADGVPADKLYPLDLDRAFKKLDTIKKDIVWWGGGAQSQQLLASGEVSMGQFWNGRIHALQEDGAPVGVSWKQNLVMADILVVPKGTKNKAAAMKFLASASSAKGQADFSNLTAYAPVNIDSVQRLDSVLAPNLPTAYVKDQITLDFAYWAKNGPAIATRWNEWLVK
- a CDS encoding ABC transporter ATP-binding protein, with the translated sequence MSAVINDVARSHGQPLVSLRNLNKHYGEFAAVDNISLDIKDGEFLTFLGSSGSGKSTTLSMLAGFETPSSGEILVSGQSLVNVPPHKRDIGMVFQRYSLFPHLSVRDNIAFPLAIRKLASAEREKRVDAMLKLVQLEQFAHRRPSQLSGGQQQRVAIARALVYEPRILLMDEPLGALDKKLREDLQDELRQLHRRLGITIVYVTHDQEEAMRLSQRIAIFSHGKIVGLGSGFDLYQNPPNAFVASFLGNSNFLKLKAQGNAAASFEGQSLSIRLTSGLHTEQEVLLMVRPEKALALSVEQATAQPLAAGWNEVSAIVGEVLFLGESQTCTVKTLGGTSMTVKALSAAGMPLKAGDPVRVRWATADACVYTEWAESDLNKAAGAH
- a CDS encoding PAS domain-containing protein, producing the protein MRDSPEAFAHLPIDLMDCFPAALLQLRDNGQIAHFNLAWAELMGPPGAERNLMDYVHQEDRPLWRQALNELRRRPETSFNQRLRFVHPCGELRWFEISLKRGPQGFYLVASDITAHKRREIALQASQRSSMSLLDSMPGLIYRGRNNRDWTMEFVSAGCLELTGYPAERLVDNHEFTYNSLILAQDADYVWREVQYALSRHEPFELNYQIRCADRSIKHVWEKGVGIYADTREVLGIEGAIFERKL